A section of the Struthio camelus isolate bStrCam1 chromosome 18, bStrCam1.hap1, whole genome shotgun sequence genome encodes:
- the KCNK15 gene encoding potassium channel subfamily K member 15, producing the protein MKRQNLRTAALILCIFSYLLVGAAVFDALESEAESGRKRLLEQKRGELRRKYRFSADDYRELERLVLQAEPHRAGRQWKFAGSFYFAITVITTIGYGHAAPGTDAGKVFCMFYAILGIPLTLVMFQSLGERMNTVVRLLLKKIKKCLGMRTTNVSMENMVLVGFLSCMGTLCIGAAAFSYFEGWTFFHAYYYCFITLTTIGFGDFVALQKNEALQKKPPYVAFSFMYILVGLTVIGAFLNLVVLRFLTMNSEDERRDAEERASLRRARNNIHLKPKEDNQSNNAIFLPVEDRTSQMNLIPLIQEDVERQRRQSANSTTKVPSFCTCLCYRPQLCGSPVPSHPETLSCHTNPIYYNSISYKIDEVSLSTRGQTGSSPGSTLSSNSPHCRQHPRPRRKSI; encoded by the exons ATGAAGCGGCAGAACCTGCGCACGGCCGCGCTCATCCTCTGCATCTTCTCCTACCTGCTGGTGGGCGCCGCCGTCTTCGATGCGCTGGAGTCGGAGGCGGAGAGCGGCCGCAAGCGGCTGCTGGAGCAGAAGCGCGGCGAGCTGCGGAGGAAGTACCGCTTCTCGGCCGACGACTACCGAGAGCTGgagcggctggtgctgcaggccGAGCCGCACCGCGCCGGGCGGCAGTGGAAGTTCGCCGGCTCCTTCTACTTCGCCATCACCGTCATCACCACCATCG GCTATGGACATGCTGCCCCGGGCACCGATGCTGGCAAGGTTTTCTGCATGTTCTACGCGATCCTTGGCATCCCCCTCACGCTGGTTATGTTCCAGAGCCTGGGGGAGCGCATGAACACCGTAGTCCGGTTACTGCTCAAGAAGATAAAGAAATGTCTAGGCATGAGGACAACCAACGTCTCCATGGAAAATATGGTCTTAGTCGGCTTTCTCTCTTGCATGGGGACCCTGTGCATCGGCGCAGCAGCTTTCTCTTATTTCGAGGGCTGGACGTTCTTTCACGCCTATTATTACTGCTTCATCACCTTGACCACTATCGGCTTTGGAGACTTTGTGGCTCTGCAGAAGAATGAAGCTTTGCAAAAAAAGCCCCCGTATGTGGCCTTCAGCTTCATGTACATCCTGGTGGGCCTGACTGTCATAGGCGCCTTCCTTAACTTGGTGGTGCTGAGGTTTCTGACGATGAACTCAGAGGATGAGCGGCGGGATGCTGAAGAGAGAGCATCCCTGCGGAGAGCCAGGAACAACATCCACCTGAAACCGAAGGAGGACAACCAGAGCAACAACGCTATTTTTCTCCCTGTTGAGGACAGGACAAGCCAGATGAACCTCATCCCGCTGATCCAGGAAGATGTGGAGAGACAGCGGCGCCAGTCCGCCAACTCGACCACCAAGGTCCCCTCCTTCTGCACATGCCTGTGCTACAGACCTCAGCTGTGCGgcagtcctgtgccctcccaCCCCGAGACCCTGAGCTGCCACACCAACCCCATCTATTACAACTCAATTTCCTACAAAATCGATGAGGTCTCCCTGAGTACGAGGGGGCAGACCGGCTCTTCCCCGGGGAGCACTTTATCATCCAACAGCCCTCACTGCCGGCAGCACCCCCGCCCGCGCAGGAAATCCATCTAG